From a region of the Chrysemys picta bellii isolate R12L10 chromosome 7, ASM1138683v2, whole genome shotgun sequence genome:
- the RCOR2 gene encoding REST corepressor 2 isoform X2 codes for MPSVMEKSGPASGILSRSRAKSATNGNHQTSEDESSEEEHSHESPARYSNKELKGMLVWSPNHCVSDAKLDKYIAMAKDKHGYNIEQALGMLLWHKHDVEKSLADLANFTPFPDEWTVEDKVLFEQAFSFHGKSFARIQQMLPDKLIPSLVKYYYSWKKTRSRTSVMDRQARRLLSKKERDDSNDEMEEGRAASEGEFDAMDPKKEPSYQKLPNSRPGPGSGSGPVRKEAQLSQYRHHPLRSRRRPPKGMYLSQDDIAGISASPDVGTLALRHLDSQLVSLKRQVQCIKQINSSMKQALEGGIDKLRPPEGNGKFNSRWTTDEQLLAVQAIRRYGKDFQAVAGVIGNKTLAQVKTFFVSYRRRFNLEEVLQEWEAEQGGSPRGRSPPHDTKSSSVSLASSEEDDEVQITAVSRSAQQQPQPPASTAAAPPSATPRLPPTTLSQPPPLLRPTLPTAPTLHRQPPPLQQGRFLQPRLSPNQPPPPLIRPAASRHHGRGPQHPSSLVGVALEPPPPSSSSSL; via the exons AAAGCCCTGCTCGCTACAGCAACAAGGAGCTGAAGGGGATGCTGGTCTGGTCGCCCAACCACTGCGTGTCAGATGCCAAAT TGGACAAATACATTGCAATGGCCAAGGACAAGCACGGCTACAACATTGAGCAG GCCCTGGGGATGCTGCTGTGGCACAAGCATGACGTGGAGAAGTCTCTGGCTGACCTGGCCAACTTCACGCCCTTTCCAGACGAGTGGACTGTGGAGGACAAGGTGCTATTCGAGCAGGCGTTCAGCTTCCATGGCAAGAGCTTCGCGCGCATCCAGCAGATG CTCCCCGACAAGCTgatccccagcctggtgaaataTTACTACTCCTGGAAGAAGACAAGGAGCCGCACGAGTGTCATGGACCGACAGGCCCGTCGGCTGCTCAGCAAGAAGGAGAGGGATGACag TAACGACGAGATGGAGGAGGGACGGGCAGCCAGCGAGGGGGAGTTTGATGCCATGGACCCCAAGAAGgag ccGAGCTACCAGAAGCTGCCGAACAGCCGGCCGGGCCCAGGATCGGGCTCAGGGCCTGTGAGGAAGGAGGCGCAGCTGTCGCAGTATCGGCACCACCCACTGCGCTCACGCCGGCGCCCCCCCAAGGGCATGTACCTGAGCCAGGATGACATCGCTGGCATCTCGGCCAGCCCTGACGTGGGCACCCTGGCGCTGCGCCACCTCGACTCACAGCTAGTCTCCCTCAAGCGCCAG GTCCAGTGCATCAAGCAGATCAACAGCAGCATGAAGCAGGCCCTGGAGGGTGGGATCGACAAGCTGCGGCCCCCTGAG GGGAACGGCAAGTTCAACTCGCGCTGGACAACGGACGAGCAGCTGCTGGCTGTGCAGG ccatcCGCAGGTACGGGAAGGATTTCCAGGCCGTGGCTGGTGTGATCGGCAACAAGACGCTGGCCCAGGTGAAAACCTTCTTCGTCAGCTACCGGCGCCGCTTCAACCTGGAGGAGGTGCTGCAGGAGTGGGAGGCTGAGCAGGGGGGCTCCCCAAGGGGCCGCTCCCCCCCGCATGACACCAAGAGCTCCAGCGTCTCACTGGCCAGCAGCGAGGAGGACGATGAG GTGCAGATCACAGCTGTGTCCCGCTCTGCccagcagcagccgcagccccCAGCATCCACTGCAGCGGCTCCGCCCTCTGCCACCCCCCGGCTGCCGCCCACCACGTTGTCGCAACCTCCCCCCTTGCtgcggcccacgctgcccacagCGCCCACGCTGCACCGCCAGCCACCCCCCCTCCAGCAGGGAcgcttcctgcagcccagactGTCGCCCAACCAACCGCCCCCACCACTCATCCGGCCTGCTGCCTCCCGCCACCATGGGCGggggccccagcacccctccTCACTGGTGGGCGtggccctggagccccctcctccgtcctcctccagctccctctga
- the RCOR2 gene encoding REST corepressor 2 isoform X3 codes for MIRVGADYQAVIPECKPESPARYSNKELKGMLVWSPNHCVSDAKLDKYIAMAKDKHGYNIEQALGMLLWHKHDVEKSLADLANFTPFPDEWTVEDKVLFEQAFSFHGKSFARIQQMLPDKLIPSLVKYYYSWKKTRSRTSVMDRQARRLLSKKERDDSNDEMEEGRAASEGEFDAMDPKKEPSYQKLPNSRPGPGSGSGPVRKEAQLSQYRHHPLRSRRRPPKGMYLSQDDIAGISASPDVGTLALRHLDSQLVSLKRQVQCIKQINSSMKQALEGGIDKLRPPEGNGKFNSRWTTDEQLLAVQAIRRYGKDFQAVAGVIGNKTLAQVKTFFVSYRRRFNLEEVLQEWEAEQGGSPRGRSPPHDTKSSSVSLASSEEDDEVQITAVSRSAQQQPQPPASTAAAPPSATPRLPPTTLSQPPPLLRPTLPTAPTLHRQPPPLQQGRFLQPRLSPNQPPPPLIRPAASRHHGRGPQHPSSLVGVALEPPPPSSSSSL; via the exons ATGATTCGGGTGGGGGCTGATTACCAAGCTGTGATCCCTGAGTGCAAGCCAG AAAGCCCTGCTCGCTACAGCAACAAGGAGCTGAAGGGGATGCTGGTCTGGTCGCCCAACCACTGCGTGTCAGATGCCAAAT TGGACAAATACATTGCAATGGCCAAGGACAAGCACGGCTACAACATTGAGCAG GCCCTGGGGATGCTGCTGTGGCACAAGCATGACGTGGAGAAGTCTCTGGCTGACCTGGCCAACTTCACGCCCTTTCCAGACGAGTGGACTGTGGAGGACAAGGTGCTATTCGAGCAGGCGTTCAGCTTCCATGGCAAGAGCTTCGCGCGCATCCAGCAGATG CTCCCCGACAAGCTgatccccagcctggtgaaataTTACTACTCCTGGAAGAAGACAAGGAGCCGCACGAGTGTCATGGACCGACAGGCCCGTCGGCTGCTCAGCAAGAAGGAGAGGGATGACag TAACGACGAGATGGAGGAGGGACGGGCAGCCAGCGAGGGGGAGTTTGATGCCATGGACCCCAAGAAGgag ccGAGCTACCAGAAGCTGCCGAACAGCCGGCCGGGCCCAGGATCGGGCTCAGGGCCTGTGAGGAAGGAGGCGCAGCTGTCGCAGTATCGGCACCACCCACTGCGCTCACGCCGGCGCCCCCCCAAGGGCATGTACCTGAGCCAGGATGACATCGCTGGCATCTCGGCCAGCCCTGACGTGGGCACCCTGGCGCTGCGCCACCTCGACTCACAGCTAGTCTCCCTCAAGCGCCAG GTCCAGTGCATCAAGCAGATCAACAGCAGCATGAAGCAGGCCCTGGAGGGTGGGATCGACAAGCTGCGGCCCCCTGAG GGGAACGGCAAGTTCAACTCGCGCTGGACAACGGACGAGCAGCTGCTGGCTGTGCAGG ccatcCGCAGGTACGGGAAGGATTTCCAGGCCGTGGCTGGTGTGATCGGCAACAAGACGCTGGCCCAGGTGAAAACCTTCTTCGTCAGCTACCGGCGCCGCTTCAACCTGGAGGAGGTGCTGCAGGAGTGGGAGGCTGAGCAGGGGGGCTCCCCAAGGGGCCGCTCCCCCCCGCATGACACCAAGAGCTCCAGCGTCTCACTGGCCAGCAGCGAGGAGGACGATGAG GTGCAGATCACAGCTGTGTCCCGCTCTGCccagcagcagccgcagccccCAGCATCCACTGCAGCGGCTCCGCCCTCTGCCACCCCCCGGCTGCCGCCCACCACGTTGTCGCAACCTCCCCCCTTGCtgcggcccacgctgcccacagCGCCCACGCTGCACCGCCAGCCACCCCCCCTCCAGCAGGGAcgcttcctgcagcccagactGTCGCCCAACCAACCGCCCCCACCACTCATCCGGCCTGCTGCCTCCCGCCACCATGGGCGggggccccagcacccctccTCACTGGTGGGCGtggccctggagccccctcctccgtcctcctccagctccctctga
- the RCOR2 gene encoding REST corepressor 2 isoform X1: MPSVMEKSGPASGILSRSRAKSATNGNHQTSEDESSEEEHSHDSMIRVGADYQAVIPECKPESPARYSNKELKGMLVWSPNHCVSDAKLDKYIAMAKDKHGYNIEQALGMLLWHKHDVEKSLADLANFTPFPDEWTVEDKVLFEQAFSFHGKSFARIQQMLPDKLIPSLVKYYYSWKKTRSRTSVMDRQARRLLSKKERDDSNDEMEEGRAASEGEFDAMDPKKEPSYQKLPNSRPGPGSGSGPVRKEAQLSQYRHHPLRSRRRPPKGMYLSQDDIAGISASPDVGTLALRHLDSQLVSLKRQVQCIKQINSSMKQALEGGIDKLRPPEGNGKFNSRWTTDEQLLAVQAIRRYGKDFQAVAGVIGNKTLAQVKTFFVSYRRRFNLEEVLQEWEAEQGGSPRGRSPPHDTKSSSVSLASSEEDDEVQITAVSRSAQQQPQPPASTAAAPPSATPRLPPTTLSQPPPLLRPTLPTAPTLHRQPPPLQQGRFLQPRLSPNQPPPPLIRPAASRHHGRGPQHPSSLVGVALEPPPPSSSSSL, from the exons ACAGCATGATTCGGGTGGGGGCTGATTACCAAGCTGTGATCCCTGAGTGCAAGCCAG AAAGCCCTGCTCGCTACAGCAACAAGGAGCTGAAGGGGATGCTGGTCTGGTCGCCCAACCACTGCGTGTCAGATGCCAAAT TGGACAAATACATTGCAATGGCCAAGGACAAGCACGGCTACAACATTGAGCAG GCCCTGGGGATGCTGCTGTGGCACAAGCATGACGTGGAGAAGTCTCTGGCTGACCTGGCCAACTTCACGCCCTTTCCAGACGAGTGGACTGTGGAGGACAAGGTGCTATTCGAGCAGGCGTTCAGCTTCCATGGCAAGAGCTTCGCGCGCATCCAGCAGATG CTCCCCGACAAGCTgatccccagcctggtgaaataTTACTACTCCTGGAAGAAGACAAGGAGCCGCACGAGTGTCATGGACCGACAGGCCCGTCGGCTGCTCAGCAAGAAGGAGAGGGATGACag TAACGACGAGATGGAGGAGGGACGGGCAGCCAGCGAGGGGGAGTTTGATGCCATGGACCCCAAGAAGgag ccGAGCTACCAGAAGCTGCCGAACAGCCGGCCGGGCCCAGGATCGGGCTCAGGGCCTGTGAGGAAGGAGGCGCAGCTGTCGCAGTATCGGCACCACCCACTGCGCTCACGCCGGCGCCCCCCCAAGGGCATGTACCTGAGCCAGGATGACATCGCTGGCATCTCGGCCAGCCCTGACGTGGGCACCCTGGCGCTGCGCCACCTCGACTCACAGCTAGTCTCCCTCAAGCGCCAG GTCCAGTGCATCAAGCAGATCAACAGCAGCATGAAGCAGGCCCTGGAGGGTGGGATCGACAAGCTGCGGCCCCCTGAG GGGAACGGCAAGTTCAACTCGCGCTGGACAACGGACGAGCAGCTGCTGGCTGTGCAGG ccatcCGCAGGTACGGGAAGGATTTCCAGGCCGTGGCTGGTGTGATCGGCAACAAGACGCTGGCCCAGGTGAAAACCTTCTTCGTCAGCTACCGGCGCCGCTTCAACCTGGAGGAGGTGCTGCAGGAGTGGGAGGCTGAGCAGGGGGGCTCCCCAAGGGGCCGCTCCCCCCCGCATGACACCAAGAGCTCCAGCGTCTCACTGGCCAGCAGCGAGGAGGACGATGAG GTGCAGATCACAGCTGTGTCCCGCTCTGCccagcagcagccgcagccccCAGCATCCACTGCAGCGGCTCCGCCCTCTGCCACCCCCCGGCTGCCGCCCACCACGTTGTCGCAACCTCCCCCCTTGCtgcggcccacgctgcccacagCGCCCACGCTGCACCGCCAGCCACCCCCCCTCCAGCAGGGAcgcttcctgcagcccagactGTCGCCCAACCAACCGCCCCCACCACTCATCCGGCCTGCTGCCTCCCGCCACCATGGGCGggggccccagcacccctccTCACTGGTGGGCGtggccctggagccccctcctccgtcctcctccagctccctctga